A single window of Streptomyces xanthii DNA harbors:
- a CDS encoding saccharopine dehydrogenase family protein codes for MNRPEEPARTYDVVLFGATGFVGVLTAEYLAAHAPEGLRWAIAGRDTAKLERLRERLTGIDPACAVLPLERADSADPASLRELASRTRVVASTVGPYLEYGEGLVAACADAGTDYVDLTGEPEFVDLMYVRHDARARETGARLVHSCGFDSVPHDLGAYFTVRQLPEGVPLRVDGFVRSNAQFSGGTFASALNQFARARQMLAAHQDRRRHQPRLVGRTAYAPTGAPRYAPEVGAWAVPLPTIDPQVVQRSARALERYGPDFRYRHYAAVKSLPVAVGGVAAVSAVFAAAQVPPARRWLGGRLRPGDGPGEARRAKSWFSVRFVGEGGGQRVFTEVSGGDPGYGETAKMLAESAMCLALDELPATAGQVTTVQAMGDALLERLQEAGLTFRVATRR; via the coding sequence ATGAACAGGCCTGAAGAACCGGCCAGGACGTACGACGTGGTGCTGTTCGGGGCCACGGGCTTCGTCGGGGTGCTCACCGCCGAGTACCTCGCCGCGCACGCCCCGGAGGGCCTGCGCTGGGCGATCGCCGGCCGCGACACCGCGAAGCTGGAGCGGCTGCGCGAGCGCCTCACCGGGATCGACCCGGCGTGCGCGGTGCTCCCGCTGGAGCGCGCGGACTCCGCCGACCCGGCGTCCCTGCGCGAACTCGCCTCCCGCACGCGCGTGGTCGCCTCGACCGTCGGCCCGTACCTGGAGTACGGCGAGGGACTCGTCGCCGCGTGCGCGGACGCGGGTACCGACTACGTGGACCTCACGGGCGAGCCGGAGTTCGTCGACCTCATGTACGTGCGGCACGACGCCCGCGCGCGCGAGACGGGCGCCCGCCTGGTGCACAGCTGCGGCTTCGACTCGGTCCCGCACGACCTGGGCGCGTACTTCACGGTCCGGCAGCTGCCCGAGGGCGTGCCGCTGCGCGTCGACGGGTTCGTGCGCTCCAACGCCCAGTTCTCGGGCGGCACGTTCGCCTCCGCGCTGAACCAGTTCGCGCGGGCCCGGCAGATGCTCGCCGCGCACCAGGACCGGCGCCGGCACCAGCCCCGCCTGGTGGGCCGTACCGCGTACGCGCCGACGGGCGCCCCGCGGTACGCGCCCGAGGTCGGCGCCTGGGCGGTGCCGCTGCCGACGATCGACCCGCAGGTGGTGCAGCGTTCGGCGCGCGCCCTGGAGCGGTACGGACCCGACTTCCGCTACCGGCACTACGCCGCCGTGAAGTCGCTGCCCGTCGCGGTCGGCGGGGTCGCCGCGGTGAGCGCGGTGTTCGCGGCGGCCCAGGTGCCGCCCGCGCGGCGCTGGCTGGGCGGGCGGCTGCGACCCGGGGACGGGCCGGGCGAGGCGCGCCGCGCGAAGAGCTGGTTCTCGGTGCGGTTCGTCGGCGAGGGCGGCGGGCAGCGCGTGTTCACCGAGGTGTCGGGCGGCGACCCGGGCTACGGCGAGACGGCGAAGATGCTGGCCGAGTCGGCGATGTGCCTGGCTCTGGACGAACTGCCCGCGACGGCGGGGCAGGTGACGACTGTTCAGGCCATGGGCGACGCCCTCCTGGAGCGGCTCCAGGAGGCCGGGCTCACGTTCCGGGTCGCCACCCGGCGGTGA
- a CDS encoding endonuclease V yields MRTITGIPEGWPEDEAAALAVQDALRGRVVRDETGPAPGTGTVTGIDVAYDDERGVVAAAAVVLDAATLDVVEEATAVGRVAFPYVPGLLAFREIPAVLGALEALDAAPGLVVCDGYGLAHPRRFGLASHLGVLTGLPTVGVAKKPFVFAHGEVGPERGAAAALLDGADEVGRALRTRAGVKPVYVSVGHRVTLDNACAHVLALTPQFRIPETTRRADRLCRDALLDVTAGWRPGT; encoded by the coding sequence ATGCGGACGATCACGGGGATCCCTGAGGGCTGGCCGGAGGACGAGGCGGCGGCGCTGGCCGTGCAGGACGCGCTGCGCGGACGCGTCGTGCGCGACGAGACCGGGCCCGCGCCCGGCACCGGCACGGTCACCGGGATCGACGTCGCCTACGACGACGAGCGCGGCGTCGTGGCGGCCGCCGCCGTCGTGCTGGACGCGGCGACGCTCGACGTCGTCGAGGAGGCGACGGCCGTCGGACGCGTCGCCTTCCCCTACGTGCCGGGCCTGTTGGCGTTCCGCGAGATCCCGGCCGTCCTCGGCGCCCTGGAGGCGCTGGACGCCGCCCCCGGCCTCGTGGTGTGCGACGGCTACGGGCTCGCCCACCCGCGCCGCTTCGGGCTCGCCAGCCACCTCGGCGTGCTCACCGGGCTGCCCACGGTGGGCGTCGCCAAGAAGCCGTTCGTGTTCGCGCACGGCGAGGTCGGCCCGGAGCGGGGCGCCGCGGCCGCGCTCCTCGACGGCGCCGACGAGGTCGGCCGCGCCCTGCGGACCCGGGCCGGCGTCAAACCGGTCTACGTGTCCGTCGGGCACCGCGTGACGCTGGACAACGCCTGCGCCCATGTCCTCGCGCTGACCCCGCAGTTCCGGATCCCGGAGACGACCCGCAGGGCGGACCGGCTGTGCCGGGACGCCCTGCTCGACGTCACCGCCGGGTGGCGACCCGGAACGTGA
- a CDS encoding YciI family protein, which translates to MFVLELTYTQPADRVDALLPAHVEWLDAQYAAGTFLASGRKNPRDGGVILATGSDREAIESLTRTDPFVTGGVCAYRVTEFYATKTSPELADHRDELPADA; encoded by the coding sequence ATGTTCGTTCTCGAATTGACGTACACCCAACCGGCCGACCGCGTCGACGCGTTGCTGCCCGCCCACGTCGAGTGGCTGGACGCGCAGTACGCGGCCGGCACCTTCCTCGCGTCGGGCCGCAAGAACCCGCGCGACGGCGGCGTCATCCTGGCCACCGGATCGGACCGCGAGGCGATCGAGTCGCTCACCCGGACCGACCCGTTCGTGACCGGCGGCGTGTGCGCGTACCGGGTGACGGAGTTCTACGCGACGAAGACGTCTCCCGAACTGGCGGACCACCGCGACGAGTTGCCCGCCGACGCGTAG